In the Oryza glaberrima chromosome 6, OglaRS2, whole genome shotgun sequence genome, one interval contains:
- the LOC127777597 gene encoding uncharacterized protein At5g41620-like, whose protein sequence is MVEPQPPPVAATVPVRGLKCRGGDAAAEPAMAGTPNRGQERGGEEGEEEEKAVLRRGLAAARARRKAGPVTPSPSWKLEASPPRPEEPVADSSAAAAAAGAMGRRSSAVAASARQLGATLWEIRDVIKVAGAGRQIRRRGRRGGVAGDDDEADRPQSSCGGGEHLSTSLMEHDKLHGERCHARQSLSPASYTSSIGAATINIVSPTRSLDRRARFREAGSQLKTSTELLKVLNRIWSLEEQHAADVLAMKGLKSELQHAHARVQELLQERRRYHYEIDSLVRQVSEDKMTQKSKDQEKVKAALRSLQEEIEDERHLRKHSESLHRKLKKELSEMKSAFVKAVKDLEKEKKATHLLENLCDEFAFGIRNYEEEVRLLKQKHIKQYEHKFDKSVVHISEAWLDERMQMQNADPKATLAERISITERLSSEIHSFLNTRRSSKPKDDKLYISNEKQDASLCRQSLESVHLHGATSAPRLAEDDNDNSVASDLHCFELSMHGHTIQNNDLIGTRQRVTSCMYSPMRRLEFSNGVPVEGSRISTMSPCSMKDKARPNGIREQLNASTPEISPCNDAKNAPRCAQDETVMTQVSQRLHDDLLKIKSEAPQHAYLGQKSNDHHSRAGQFRDQCTTSGNVYDLRSPARQLNQRSSLDHEINEASPTHPLEGKSTTLKAKLLQARLEGQHARMRASGYSLTSTRRK, encoded by the exons ATGGTGGAGCCACAGCCACCTCCAGTAGCAGCTACTGTACCTGTACGGGGCCTCAAATGCCGCGGTGGCGACGCTGCCGCGGAGCCGGCTATGGCGGGGACCCCGAATCGGGGCCAAGAacggggtggggaggagggggaggaggaggagaaggcggtgcTGCGGCGAGGGCTCGCGGCGgcacgggcgaggaggaaggcaGGGCCGGTCACGCCGTCCCCGTCGTGGAAGCTggaggcctcgccgccgcggccggaggagccggtggcggattcctccgcggccgccgcggcggcgggggcgatggggaggaggagctcggccgTCGCGGCCTCCGCGCGGCAGCTGGGCGCCACGCTGTGGGAGATCCGGGACGTCATcaaggtcgccggcgccgggcgacagatccggcggcgcgggcggaggggtggcgtcgccggcgacgacgatgaggcgGATCGG CCACAGAGTTcatgtggtggtggtgagcaTCTCTCAACATCATTGATGGAACATGACAAATTACATGGAGAGAGATGTCATGCAAGGCAGTCTCTTTCGCCTGCAAGTTACACTAGCTCAATTGGG GCTGCTACCATCAACATTGTCAGTCCTACTCGATCGCTGGACCGCAGGGCTAGATTTAGGGAAGCAGGTAGCCAGCTTAAAACGTCAACGGAACTATTAAAAGTTCTAAATCGGATTTGGAGCTTGGAAGAACAGCATGCGGCTGATGTGTTAGCAATGAAGGGATTGAAATCAGAATTGCAACATGCTCATGCACGAGTTCAAGAGCTTTTGCAAGAGAGGCGGAGGTATCACTATGAAATCGATTCGCTGGTAAGACAAGTATCTGAAGATAAAATGACCCAGAAAAGCAAGGATCAAGAGAAGGTCAAAGCAGCCCTTAGATCACTGCAAGAGGAAATTGAAGACGAGAGACATCTGAGAAAACATTCTGAGAGTCTCCACAGGAAGCTAAAAAAGGAACTGTCTGAGATGAAATCAGCATTTGTTAAGGCTGTAAAGGATctggagaaagagaagaaagcaACTCACCTATTAGAAAATCTCTGTGATGAATTTGCATTTGGAATAAGAAACTATGAAGAAGAAGTAAGGTTGTTAAAGCAAAAGCATATAAAGCAGTATGAACACAAGTTTGATAAGTCAGTAGTCCATATTTCAGAAGCATGGCTTGATGAGCGTATGCAGATGCAAAATGCTGATCCCAAGGCAACTTTGGCAGAAAGAATCTCAATCACCGAGAGGCTTAGCAGTGAAATCCATAGTTTTCTTAATACCAGGAGGTCAAGTAAACCCAAGGATGATAAATTATACATCAGCAATGAAAAGCAAGATGCAAGCTTGTGCCGGCAATCCCTTGAGTCCGTTCATTTGCATGGAGCCACTAGTGCTCCTCGGTTAGCTGAAGATGACAATGACAATTCTGTTGCAAGCGACTTGCATTGCTTTGAACTGAGCATGCATGGTCACACCATTCAGAATAATGACCTTATAGGAACTCGGCAGAGGGTCACAAGCTGCATGTACTCACCAATGAGAAGGCTTGAATTTTCCAATGGCGTACCCGTTGAAGGTTCAAGAATCTCAACCATGTCACCTTGTTCAATGAAAGACAAGGCAAGGCCTAATGGCATCAGAGAACAACTTAATGCTTCAACACCAGAAATTAGCCCATGCAACGATGCCAAAAATGCTCCAAGATGTGCGCAGGATGAAACTGTCATGACTCAAGTCTCTCAAAGATTGCATGATGACCTGTTGAAGATCAAATCAGAGGCTCCTCAGCATGCGTATCTCGGGCAAAAATCCAATGATCATCACTCCAGGGCAGGTCAATTCCGTGATCAATGTACCACCTCAGGAAATGTATACGATCTTCGCAGCCCAGCTCGTCAGCTCAATCAGCGTTCATCGTTGGATCATGAGATAAACGAGGCTTCACCGACGCATCCGTTAGAGGGGAAGAGCACAACCCTGAAAGCAAAACTACTGCAGGCAAGGCTGGAGGGGCAGCACGCCCGGATGAGAGCATCAGGGTATTCCCTAACCAGCACAAGAAGGAAATGA